Part of the Natronogracilivirga saccharolytica genome is shown below.
GGGGCATTTTCATGCGGTTCATTCCTGCGGCGGTTTTCCTGGCCATAATCATACTGATGCTCGAGCCGGACCAGCTTTTCAATATGGTCAGGAATGACTTCGGGTCCTGGTTGTTTGTGGTGATCGCCTATCCGCTTTTTTCAGTGTACCCCCAGGAGGTTATTTATCGCGGTTTTGTATTTCACCGCTACGAACCGATCTTCCCAAAGCAGCGGTTTATGATCCACGTAAATGCCCTTAGCTTCGGTTATCTTCACATTATTTTCGGTAACTACCCGGCTGTTTTTCTCACCTACGGAGCAGGGTACCTCTTCGCCAGGACCTACGCAGAAACCAAATCATTACTTGCCGTATCGCTGGAGCACGCTCTGTACGGCATACTCATATTCACGATCGGGTTCAACGACTACTTCCTGAACTCGGTGGTCCTGGATCTGGATATCTTTTTCCGTTGAACCCGATGCTGCAATTTGTGAACAAGTGTACCTGCTCACATTGAATTATTTAGCGTAATTCCCTGCCGGATTCAGAACACTACCTGAGTTTCCGTAACAGTAAAGGGAGCTTCCAGTCCGTCAACACGCAGAACGAATCCGCCCTCCTCTACAATCCACTCATTATTGTCATTGACAAATGCCAGCTTGCTGACCGGCACCCGGAATGTCACTTCTTCAGTCGCGCCGGCTGCAATTTCGATCTTCTCAAAATCACGAAGGCGTTTTACCGGAGGTGTGATAGATGCATAATCCTGGGAGGAAAACAGCATGACGGTTTCTTTCCCGTCACGATCAGATACATTCTGAACTTCCACAGTCACCTCAATGATGTCATCCACTCCGTAAGAAGAAGCATCTGTTGACAGAGAGACATACTCAAATTCGGAATAGCTCAGGCCGAACCCGAATTCATACTGAGGATAAAACTGAGTGCCGGTGGGGGTGCCTTCAAGCTCCAGGTTTTCCGTGTGCTTGTGGTAGTAGGGAATCAGCTTGTTCGGATAGCGCGGATAGGTGTACGGCAGCCTTCCGGAGAAGTTGGATTCACCGAAAAGCAGAGACACAAGTGCTTCACCGCCATAATTGCTGGGCAAATAGGCATTGACGATGGCAGGCACCAGCGGTTCTACTTTGCTGATAATGCGCGGGCGGCCCTGGGCAAGCACCATGACCACCGGTTTGCCGGTTTCCGCAGCTACACGAACCAGCTTTTGCTGATAGTCCGACAGATAAAGGTCGTCCAGGTCTCCCTCACCCTCGCAATAGGAGTTTTCTCCGACAGCCAGTACGATGACATCCTTGTCTTCGGCTTTTTGCCTGAAAGCATCAAAATCATCCACAAATTCATCATCAAACGCACCGTCATGATCGAAGCGGACGGTTTCGTACAGGGTTACATTTCCTTCGCCCAGTTTCTCCGAAAAAGCGTCGTAAATCGTCAGGTAATCTTCGGTAAACTCATCCACCAGATCTCCCTGCCAGGAGTAGCTCCAGCCGCCGTTGAGCGGCCGCATGGTGTTTGCGGCGGGACCGGCAATCAGTGCGGAAATATCCGGATCAAGAGGCAGAACATTGTCTTCGTTTTTGAGCAGCGTGATGGATTCCAGTGCGGTCTGACGCGAGGCATCGGCAAAAGCTTCGGATGCAAATTCCGGATAATCATCCAAAACCGTATAGGGAGTTTCAAACAGTCCCATTTTCACCTTTACCGTCAGTATCCGGCGCACAGCATCATCGATCCGGTCCATCGGGACCTCTCCCTCATTGACCAGTTCCACAAGATATCTGGAAAAGTCAAAATCGTAGGGAACCATGGACATATCCACACCGGCATTGATGGCCATTCGTACAGCGTCTTTATAATCGGCGGCGACGCGGTGGCGGGTATAGAGGTAAATGATATCCTGCCAGTCGGTCAGAACAAAACCTTCAAAGCCCATCTCCTCTT
Proteins encoded:
- a CDS encoding type II CAAX prenyl endopeptidase Rce1 family protein → MSDRHRLLEPEFRYIGWSPGYSLFHKLYLSLEFIFLFLAIPALIFYDLVPFSKIGLLLGFTLLCAFILWRDGRFNRKKLWNTKGVRKSARGIFMRFIPAAVFLAIIILMLEPDQLFNMVRNDFGSWLFVVIAYPLFSVYPQEVIYRGFVFHRYEPIFPKQRFMIHVNALSFGYLHIIFGNYPAVFLTYGAGYLFARTYAETKSLLAVSLEHALYGILIFTIGFNDYFLNSVVLDLDIFFR
- a CDS encoding glycoside hydrolase family 3 protein, whose protein sequence is MQFLNKTMLVLALFLIASCGSAMNQTAADDGNGEDAAAGTEQAAHDQAETESVISAETREKVDGLIAEMTLEEKVGQMTQITLDVLGKGEDVYSSYEPFELDPEMMEKAFRTYQVGSVLNTANNRARTPEFWNELLSEIQGYAIEESGQDIPVIYGLDMIHGASYVDGATLFPQQIGMAATWNPELVRRAGEITAYETRATGVAWTFSPVLDLGVDPRWPRHWETFGEDPYLSEVLGYELVKGYEGEDNDIGNPYQIASCPKHFLGYSHTLSGRDRSPAWIPESQLREYHVPPFEGGGIDAGALTVMLNSGEINGIPFHSSKELITGLLKEEMGFEGFVLTDWQDIIYLYTRHRVAADYKDAVRMAINAGVDMSMVPYDFDFSRYLVELVNEGEVPMDRIDDAVRRILTVKVKMGLFETPYTVLDDYPEFASEAFADASRQTALESITLLKNEDNVLPLDPDISALIAGPAANTMRPLNGGWSYSWQGDLVDEFTEDYLTIYDAFSEKLGEGNVTLYETVRFDHDGAFDDEFVDDFDAFRQKAEDKDVIVLAVGENSYCEGEGDLDDLYLSDYQQKLVRVAAETGKPVVMVLAQGRPRIISKVEPLVPAIVNAYLPSNYGGEALVSLLFGESNFSGRLPYTYPRYPNKLIPYYHKHTENLELEGTPTGTQFYPQYEFGFGLSYSEFEYVSLSTDASSYGVDDIIEVTVEVQNVSDRDGKETVMLFSSQDYASITPPVKRLRDFEKIEIAAGATEEVTFRVPVSKLAFVNDNNEWIVEEGGFVLRVDGLEAPFTVTETQVVF